The Chiroxiphia lanceolata isolate bChiLan1 chromosome 3, bChiLan1.pri, whole genome shotgun sequence DNA segment ATCTGGCAGAgtttccccttctttttcaaCCTGGTTCCTATTACCTTTATCTGATgctcattcatttttcttctgagggTAAGTGTAAATATCACAAGCGACTTCTCCATGTCACTTGTGATGTTTACAGACCTCTGTTAAGCTGTTACCCTGCTCTGATTACCTCTCTGCAAGACCGTTGAGTCCGATCTGAGTGAGCGGAGAATCCCCATCCTCCACAGTTGTACTTCTTTTGGGAAGAATTTTGTGCTTTGATGAAGGAAACTACTACTGATCTGTAAATCCATTTTGGCCATATCCTGAGTGACTTTCTACTATTCCACAACAAAGGTGACTCCTTGTGTTCTCTGCATTACTAAGTTTCCATTTTATTAACCAGTTTGCTTTCATGAAGATATGTTGGCTGCTCCCAGATGTGTGTACACATTCACATATTtagtttcttttactttctaGGAATGTTCTCCATATGCTGCACACCTCTATGACGCAGAAAACCCTCGGACACCTCTAAGAAgcctcccagggctctgctttgACTACTGCTCCAAGTTTCATTCCAACTGCCGCTCTGCCATCCGCCTGCTGACGCGCGACAAGCACATCCAAGAATGCTGCGAGACAAACAGAACACGCTtctgcagcctcctccagctgcacGACGAGGACTACTGCTTCCCCAACGTGCTGAGGAACACGGCCCTCAACTACAACCTGGGCTCCGTGGTGGAGGACCAGGGAGGCTGTATCCAGCTCTGCCTGAGGGAGGTTGCCAACGGCCTGCGGAACCCGGTGCTCATGGTGCATCCCAACGACCGCTCCCACCGCCTGTTCGTGGCCGAGCAGGTGGGCGTCGTCTGGGTCTACCTGCCCGATGGCAGCCGGCTGGAGGAGCCCTTTCTGGATATTAAAAGGATAGTGCTGGCTACGCCATGGCTAGGGGATGAGAGGGGCTTTCTGGGGATGGCTTTTCACCCCAAGTACAAGTACAATGGGAAGTTTTATATCTATTACTCATACATGGATAAGAACCGAGTGGAAAAGATCAGGATCAGTGAATTGAAGGTTTTGGCGTCCGATGCCAACAAAGCTGATCCACGCTCTGAAAGGTAAAGTTCAAGTTTAATTCTATGTAGGCCACAATGAgaaatcatttttctctgtcagaGACACAGATAGCCCCAGGTATCAATACAGACTAGAGATGAATGGATTGAGAACAGCCCTGCtaagaaggacttggggatgctggtggatgagaggctggacatgacccagcaatgttCACTTGAAGCCCAGAAAGCCAGCCGTGCTCTGGGCTGCATtaaagcagtgtggccagcaggttgagggagggggTTCTGCCCTTCTGTTCcgctctcatgagaccccacctggagtgctgcatccagctctgggatccccagTGCAGGAAGGATAgggacctgttggagcgagaCCAGAGGAGGGCTACCAAGGTGActagagggatggaacacctctcctatgaggaaaggctgagagaatggGGATTGTTCaccttggagaagagaagactctcAGGTAACCTAATtacagccttccagtacctaagggagcctgcaagaaagatgaagacagactgtttacaagagcatgtagtgacaggaccggggggaatggcttcaaattcTACCTACtgagaataggtttagattagatattaggaagaaattctttactgtgagggtggtgaggcactggcacaggtttcccagagaagttatggatgtcccatccccagaagtgttcaaggccagactgaGCAACCCAGTCTGGTCCcaggtgtctctgcccacagcaaaggggttggaactagatgatcttcaaggtcccttccaaccaaaccattctatgattctttccACTTGCAGAACCTGCACATTCCCAGTCACCCTGGTTCAGGTGTGTGACTGGCCTACTATGAATCTACTAGAGACAGGTTGGCTCAAGGTCACACAGTAAACCAAAATTGAATTGAAAAGAGGACCTGGGATCTAGACTTCCAGGTCatcttctctctccatcttgtACTCTTGTCTTCTAAAGAGAAATAACAGGCTTAGGCCTATTATGGAATTCACATCTGCCCTAAGTGTTTTGTACTGTAGGAGAAGGGGGATGCTTTGCTACAGTACTATACACTCTTTTTATCTGCCGTGTATGCACCTACCCTGTTCCCCACTAAGAAAAAAGCTAATTCTCAATTATGGAGGAGAATTTgttaaaaattctcttttcttttgttaaaaattcttcttttctctagAATTTCACAATCACCCTATAATGCTTTTGAAGGCCTCAAATTCACCAATTGCTTCTCATATAAGAAAGCAGAACCCACCTGCCACAACCAAAGTTGAAAGAGCAACAAGTATTCCCTGCAGAGGAATGCATTCTGTATTTGCAGTTGTGTTTTCAGAAGAGCTGTGGTACTCCTGTGCTCGTGGTGGTGGGTGAGCTCTGTAGCACAGGAGGTGCTAATGCAGTGCAGGCCAAAGCAGGAATGCTGCTTGGTTCATGGGAAAAGAGTTTCCTTGAGGGGTGCCACACTGAAAGGAGCTCTGCTGCGTGGCAGGAAGGTGGCCTGATGCTGCAGGCTCACAGGAAATCAGATGCCACCCAGCAATGCGTTTGACAAAGCCGGCACGTCTGTACAGCTGGGACATCCTGCTTTCTTCTGTAGGAGTGGTGATGTGATATTTCTGCAGCCTCCCAAATGTTCAGTCCTTCCCAGTACCCATATCTGAActtatttgtcttttcttttttttcccaggaatcTTTTGGAGCTTGACGAACCAGCTGCAAATCATAACGGTGGGCAGCTGCTCTTTGGTGTGGATGGCTATATGTATCTATTCacaggggatggagggaaagCTGGAGACCCTTTTGGAAAATTTGGAAATGCTCAGAACAAGTAAGTAGGAAGGGAGGTGAAAGCTTTGAGCTTGTTCACTAAGATACAAGGTTTGGAAGAATAAAGCAAGAGTGCTTCCTGAAAGTGCTTGTGCACCTGCAAGTCTATCCaatgcagtatttaaaaaaattttttttgcattttgaaagccAAGTTGTTTAGGGAAGAGAGAGTCTTCTAATTTGAGAAGGTTGCAAGACATACTAGCTGTTGGGTAATTAATTTTGGACAGATaactttcctttgaaaagggggaagagaaagataatttttgtgttttcagttggCTCTCATGCTGGGGTTTCTTCTTCTGTTGTTCTCCTTAGGAGTACTTTGTTGGGGAAAGTTTTGAGGATCGATGTGGATGGAAAAAGTCCTGATGGCAAGCCTTACCGCATCCCTCCTGACAACCCATTTGTGTCTGATCCCAAGGCCCGCCCTGAGGTTTATGCTTATGGGGTCAGGAACATGTGGCGCTGTGCAGTTGACAGAGGAGACCCTGTcacaaaaaagggaagagggaggatATTCTGTGGGGATGTCGGGCAGAACCGGTTTGAAGAAATTGACCTGATTGTTAAAGGAGGGAACTACGGCTGGAGAGCAAAGGAGGGATTTGAATGCTACGACACAAAGCTTTGCCACAATTCCTCTTTGGGTAAGGAAGAAGTTTTCTTATAGAAGATTACTTTATCACATGTGTATATTTAGTGGGCTATAGCACTGTTTTTCCAGTGAAGCTGAATAATCCTATGTTGTGTGTTAGATAGAGATTGTTTACATAAGAGCAGAaatcccttctccccagccctgcagtgttGGTATAAAATTATGCTCTGCTCATTCAGGGAATTCcctgccacacactgcacctgacAAGGTGTTCAAGTTCAAAGCCTGTGCATTTTGTAGACAGTGTTTTCCCAGTGAAGTCAGGAAAGCAATGGATTTGGTTTATGTAGAAAAGAGATTCTCTTCAGAGGCTCTGAGCCATGACTGTGGCTAAGGAGAGTGGACCAGGCTGATCCTGAGACTCTGAAACAACTCCTGTGGCAGAGGCAGTGTGTCCTAGCAAGCAGGGTGTTGCAGTAGAACGCCCAAAAGCTGTTCTCTGGGTCTGACTGTGGGTGTGATGGACAAACTCAATTCCTGCCTCAAAGAAAGAGTAGAAATTGGTGGTCCTTGTAAAGGTCTTTGCAAAGCATGATAGAAGAACTGGAAATTATTATAATGTTCCTTAAGCTGAGACCTGAAGACACCTGGTCTCAAGCTTGTGTAGgtgtttctgaaacatttgCATGAGCAGGCAAGTGCAGAGTGTGCATTACTGCACAAGTGCAATGCAAGTGCACTGTGcatttctcctctgctgtgccagtATCCACATAGCTCtcaagtgttttgtttggttgctttCCTAATGGCTCAGTCCTccattgaaaacaaaactgagttgGATTTTGCTGGTTAATCTATGGTTTTTAATGAATTGCATTTGTGATCTTTATCCTCATCATTAAAGACAAGCTACTTgatcctggggaaaaaaagtgaggaCAGGACTAAAATTTTGTGGGATCTAATAATTCAACATGAGAAAGGGCTGAATTAAATTTTAGCATTGCCAGagaaaaagtctttattttattaaagtctCATGACATAGAACAGAGGTAGCACACTTATTCATGTTCTGTGCAGAGAATGTCAGTGAACCTACAAAGATGTTGAATTAAATCGCAAGTGCTTGATCTTACTCCCTTCTCTAAAAATACTGACATCGGTAAAGATGACCCCTGCTGAAATGATTGGTGCAGCCACAAACCTGCAAGATAACACTTCCTGCAGGCTGATACCTTTCTGCATTGCTTGCTTGATGCAAAGAATCTTGGTTCTATGTGCTATGGAAGCTCATTGCGACGAAGCCTTGATAAGCAAGTACACGAAGAGCTCTTTAAAGCCCCTGGGCTTGTTCTGTCCTAGAGTAAAGTACTGAGTTCCTACTGAAATTTCGCTGTGTGATTTGTTCAACTGTATTGGTCCTTCTTTTAATTGTACCTGTCAGTGTCATTGAGCAGTTGCTTTTTGATGCTCTCTGGAAGTaaattttctgactttttatttctctgagtTTAACAGATGACATTCTCCCAATATTCGCATATGGCCGCAGTGTGGGGAAGTCAGTTACTGGAGGTTATGTCTACAGAGGATGCGAATCGCCCAACTTGAATGGCCTTTATATTTTTGGTGATTTCATGAACGGGtgagactaattttttttctctgcagctcccattTGGCACCCTCATCTGGGCAAATAAGTGTATTGGAGCATCCCAAATCCTTTTGAGCTGGAGTAAATGCTCTGTTTGACTATtataacaactttttttttgttggaatCTAAACTTACTCCAATTTAGAATCCTTAGGATACGTTTGCTTTTGTTCAGGCCTATTTTTCCAAAAATCAGCCAACAGTCAGGGTCCtcactgactttttttcagtaatgcaTGATTTTGACAGGAACTAATTTTGATAATGGAAACATAAAAcacagggttttatttttcatctagTCGACTTATGGCTTTACAGGAAGATGAGAAGACAAATAAGTGGAAGAAGCAGGATATCTGCATTGGCAGCACAACAGCTTGTGCTTTCCCTGGGATGATCAGTTCTTACAGCAAATTCATCATCTCATTTGCTGAGGATGAAGCAGGTGTGTATCATGCTAGCCATACCTTCACTGGAAACTGTACTGTCAGTTCTCTGTTGTAGGGAGGATGTGTAAAATTACGTGGCTCCTCACATGTCACTACAGAGTAGGCATTGCAAACAGGTTTGTGGCAGtctcagcagggcagggagggttGGTCTGTGGTTCAGAGAGGTCTCCTGCCCTGTGTGGCTATTGCAGATTGATTTGATGGAGAGGTCAGGGGACAGATCCTCACGTGAAATATGCCAGGTTCTCTAAGgaggctgagctgctgtttgttGCAGCCTTTCCTTGTCCTCTTGTTGATGTTTGTTTGTGCTGTTTCATTAATCAAGAGGCTATATCAATGCAATTCACCTTTTCATTGTAACAGCGCATCCTCGCTTGAGTTCTTAGAGCTTATCTGAATTTTCCCTGCTTCTTTAGTATAAGTTTCTCAGTCTTATTCAAAACATCAGCACTTTACACTATGGATTATAGACCAAGGCTTTATTTGGGGATCAGGAAAGCccctcattttaaaatttagtgtAAAGGTCTCAGCACATGAGATATTATTAAGGTCACAATGACCAGATCTCTCACCAAGGTGGAAGTACCAATGCATATTCTGTGCACTGTTCTACAGTCTCCTGACACATCTGTGTAATACAAAATGCAGCTGTGAGTTTTTTGAGAACACAGGTGTGGTTTAGTGAGCTCTGATGCTTCACCATTCAGCAGAAAAGAGATTTGCTTGCAATGAAAAGATCCTAGATGGTCTGGTTAGCATATTCTGTCAAAGCTTCATGGAGATGCAGGCTTTGTTGTATAATGTATACAATTTTTAACTGTTCTAACAACATGTGGAGTGAGTGAATATTAAACGTCTCTTCTGGTGGCGCTTTTAGAAAACAACATGGTGGTGACTTTCACAACTACCACAGAGAAGTAAGAAGCTTCTGTCTTCCATGGATTAGCcaatttagttctttttttttttttttttggtatgacTATGAGATGGCTAAACATTTCTTGTGTGGTCTTCCCCTCTATTTGTAGTTTCTGGCTGCTTCTTCGGtacaaacatgttttaaaaaatacatatttatgcAGAGGAAATTAACCTTTTGGAGAGCCACAGACATGAGTAATGAAGGTCCTGCTCAGGCATTCTGCCTGATTGagagctgctggttttgtgtgGATCCCTGCTGTGGCCAAGAGACGATTTGGTGTCTGTGGGAGCCCACCTGCACAGATCAGCGTGAGGCCAAAGCCTGCTTCTTGGACTTCAGGCATGACTGAGGGGGGAACTGaaggggttttcttttctgaccACATGAATTAGTGAAGAGccaggaaagagaggaaaatggagAACTGGGATTCAGCCTGGGCACTTGAATCTAAgaccagttttcttttttcacttccaTTTAGGTGAGCTGTATTTTATGTCTACTTCTTATCCCAGTGCCTATGCACCACATGGATCGCTCTACAAGCTTATTGATCCTGCAAGGTTTGTAGTTAAAGATGTTTTTCCAGGCCAAATTCTTCTATAATCACCATATGCTCTCCAGGTACCACAGTAAAAGAATGCTAAGTACTACTGATAGATAATCTCACTGACATCTACATTCAGTCCTTGGTTTTTGTTCACCCACTGTACATCTGGTGCAACTTTAATCAGTTTTAATGAATTTATTCCTCACTCGTCATATCTGTGCACACAGAAATCGGAAATAGAGTGCAAATACCTTGGAAGATCTGGGAGAGTTAAGGATTAGAAGAATATCTCCTTGGTTACATATCTGAAATATAGCacagtgatattttaaaaactacagTCCATATCCTTCAGGGTCACTACATCAAATATCTACCATGCACTTTAATATAAATAAGTGAATTGTACTCCACAGTGTAGTTTTCTTCATGAAGATGAGTGAAACCTGGTGGTTCATGCAGTGTTCAAATAATAACTGGAGTCTGAATCTGAGATTTtccaagcaaaatatttttccccattaagCATTATCCTTGCTAAAGTCTGTTTTTACAATAATAAGCACActtacataattttttcctctcccaagaTTTTGGATCTTGCTAAAAAGCATTAAATGGGTTTCAAATCACCCTGTAAAGTAGATACAGTACAAATGTGTCTGTGCTGTTGCAGAGACCTCAGGCACTAACAAAATGAAGACATCAAGTTATGTTTTCTTGTGAATTTAAATCCAAAGCTAGATGGTAAACTCAAGCTCTGTACCAAGGTGATGGGAATAGGAACTTTTGAGTCTTTTACTTGCTGTAATTGCTTGAGGAGACTCCTGCCTTTAACACATCATTTGCCAGGAAGTTTTTGGGCTGCAGTAACTGTGGCTGAccaaaatacaatattttcaactaaaaaaatctatatttgtGAGCTTGCATAAACATCAAGAGCTTGTGCCTGCCGTATttcaccaaagaaaaaaagctctaTAGTCTCTATGCCAGTCCCTTGTGTGCCATGAAGACCCTGTGCTTTTGAAGCTTCATGTCCCTCACTTCTAGAACAGGACCAGGCACTTATTTCCTTGGCTCTCTGGAATTTAttcttgtattttctgcttcacCTTGTTTACCTTAGCCCGGATGCTGCTCTGTCAGCTTTGCCCTTGTCTGTTTGTTTAAGCATGTTGCAG contains these protein-coding regions:
- the HHIPL2 gene encoding HHIP-like protein 2; protein product: MLQMECSPYAAHLYDAENPRTPLRSLPGLCFDYCSKFHSNCRSAIRLLTRDKHIQECCETNRTRFCSLLQLHDEDYCFPNVLRNTALNYNLGSVVEDQGGCIQLCLREVANGLRNPVLMVHPNDRSHRLFVAEQVGVVWVYLPDGSRLEEPFLDIKRIVLATPWLGDERGFLGMAFHPKYKYNGKFYIYYSYMDKNRVEKIRISELKVLASDANKADPRSERNLLELDEPAANHNGGQLLFGVDGYMYLFTGDGGKAGDPFGKFGNAQNKSTLLGKVLRIDVDGKSPDGKPYRIPPDNPFVSDPKARPEVYAYGVRNMWRCAVDRGDPVTKKGRGRIFCGDVGQNRFEEIDLIVKGGNYGWRAKEGFECYDTKLCHNSSLDDILPIFAYGRSVGKSVTGGYVYRGCESPNLNGLYIFGDFMNGRLMALQEDEKTNKWKKQDICIGSTTACAFPGMISSYSKFIISFAEDEAGELYFMSTSYPSAYAPHGSLYKLIDPARRAPPGKCKYKPVPVKTKSKQIPFVPRASKLSGFDFTEKQNIQPSFQDVTGIFSSLKN